A stretch of the Clarias gariepinus isolate MV-2021 ecotype Netherlands chromosome 26, CGAR_prim_01v2, whole genome shotgun sequence genome encodes the following:
- the virma gene encoding protein virilizer homolog isoform X3, with protein sequence MAGDSSMELLFLDTFKHQSAEFTNVDVVRFPYGVMITEVRVIPPGIKAHSNLPDSRAFGETAPHAFQLDLFFNNVSKPSTPVFDRLGSLEYDENKSIVFRPSGKINTDGLVLRGWYTCLTLAVYGTAERSHGHDRDSPPPPPPPPPQQQAPASKRNVKHEWDNEEQFNGSPPRPQPRGPRTPPGPPPPDDDEEDALPVTGPVKEESVERGDDDLEPVSPERSSLPPDDAYSDQEQEEDEGAGEDEDEVARSEGSEPEEEEEEEEEEEGDDGYEQISSDEEDLESGPFKLPAFDLDCTPEDLASLPTVQYDPYERELRPLQHFTAPHITRYEAELTCIKATDIQDQTLPWAESAAKLSELLEACGEGPEPERGAGWVTALEEVSTLLVKGLSFMAVKDPEGQKEQLKLLVEWTSAALNLDSALAQPIALNLRQLKAGAKLASCLADCGTQTVQALLGKGVVGLLLDLLFADHVSSTLKLSVLRSLDSIISDPLGMEALIRADQQDSEGTSGYQRLLELFLLDQTVRVATAGAAIVQKGHFYEVLTDLQKTAGVWAEHHPADGEAGEREGAERERESTDREGEEGDRDNIEAEPESPMDIDTLLESNSLSEADLERLQGLLEELLHLLETAPHCMVQPPGKAFPTTARITGPPERDDPYPTLYRYMHAAHFLESLAVVLTSPATCSHVGVLQAVRELLRFLSQSQQGLLFLLSQHEPTNILLRLLTPLTHLAPLTNLAHIAPMTPLLEAEGEEAATGPESSLDDGFWVWLMQALHALQAVAELNALEIEEGDNPEVLSTLHSLYLISFSSTGRNAVSHVLSLDVNLGCLVNLLEHHAKEGQGEGKARKSVTYNYACMLVLLVVQASAELKMMEHYAAPLLGICKADENNTKLQELSKWLEPLEKLRFDMSGIPTLIDYIKQNLENVMTPNGVGLVTALRVLCHIACPPATVPGQQKDLKWNQAVITLFSAEGMDTFIKVLQKLTSVLLPPWRLHGPLGPTPQRLMMMSLASCALRLMRAMLSELLHGGACEFRDVRVPAVCVTLHTIAFSTPLGRLDPEELRLQSEITDILLTFTHAVSEQETGSEETVAANSWSLMLKEVLNSITAAPENIYSSLSLLSELLPLPLPMQTTQALSVQDIGVAMNTRKLWSMHLHAQANTLQEVLRCVCVSSCPPLLSVLRRVCVQLCDLAAPTATLVIRTLLEQLHEEMQLESVTSQLTRLLALLDSLVSQRSCKAAMLALLGGALRSEVRSEGKPEDKLTEMLQMLLAMLLPPVDASLPLQQNSELIASIIQSLCDQDISLIVSGSGEVCVSEVEQLANALPSKDMMPGICDRMLEVLRNAHSSYTLQLTCLRTMMFLTEHDYGLYHLKSSLKKHSSAVSSLLRREIASFNKESAELLSAMLDFLRQIINNDSVDEDIDSRSLALNVSDMKQLLQWKDDASDHPLAELEKHITELLKEDDSLEALLENVVGLRQIVESSREAMSQAEHETEPTLPSAEPLQTQFNNRTVYILSDLLDDQLRALWYSPFQSDEMETEQDMVKVDLVTLAQQCCPDLNLKAELDRSFLSEPTSPGHSKPAKGFRLGKHKHETFITSSGKSEYVEPAKRAHIMVAPRGRGRGAFNQLNRPHDIFRQRKQNTSRPPSMHVDDFLAAEFKEVSLPPGLALPKRPLKGGGAKPPTRGLFTGETRGRGFQSHTRFFTPPAPKSALLASNYPRREVGRGSTWNAPVTAVTHRGTYSEPRGAQSNFTRPLPSRQPPTGHAGAYRLAPRDRAPRGRGTGLSWLSGGGLNVGGGGVSNSGRGQGKFSSSGSGGGRGRHVRSFTR encoded by the exons agaAACTGCTCCTCATGCCTTCCAGTTAGACCTGTTTTTTAACAATGTGTCCAAACCCAGCACCCCAGTGTTTGACCGGTTGGGCAG CTTGGAGTACGATGAGAACAAATCAATTGTCTTCAGGCCCAGTGGAAAG attAATACAGACGGGTTGGTGCTGCGAGGTTGGTATACGTGTCTAACGTTGGCGGTGTATGGTACGGCTGAGCGCTCACATGGCCATGATCGCGATTCTCCGCCCCCACCCCCTCCACCGCCACCGCAACAACAGGCACCTGCCTCTAAGAGGAATGTTAAGCATG AGTGGGATAACGAGGAGCAGTTTAATGGAAGTCCACCCCGACCACAACCCAGAGGCCCTCGAACCCCACCAGGGCCTCCACCCCcggatgatgatgaagaggacGCACTGCCGGTGACAG GTCCAGTGAAGGAGGAAAGCGTGGAGCGAGGAGATGATGATTTGGAGCCGGTCTCTCCCGAACGAAGCTCCCTCCCTCCTGACGATGCGTACTCGGACCAGGAACAGGAAGAAGATGAAGGCGCAGGGGAGGATGAAGACGAAGTTGCTCGCTCCGAAGGAAGCGAAccggaagaggaggaggaggaagaggaggaagaagagg GTGACGATGGCTATGAACAAATTTCCAGTGATGAGGAGGATCTTGAGAGTGGGCCCTTTAAACTGCCAGCCTTCGATCTCGACTGTACCCCTGAGGACCTCGCATCACTACCGACCGTCCAATACGATCCGTACGAACGGGAACTCCGCCCCCTCCAGCACTTTACTGCACCCCATATCACACGCTATGAGGCTGAATTGACTTGTATTAAGGCAACAGATATTCAGGACCAAACGTTGCCATGGGCCGAGTCTGCAGCCAAGTTGTCAGAACTGCTAGAGGCCTGTGGGGAGGGGCCAGAGCCAGAGCGCGGTGCAGGCTGGGTAACAGCATTAGAGGAAGTTTCTACTTTGCTAGTGAAAGGGTTGAGCTTCATGGCGGTGAAGGACCCAGAGGGCCAGAAGGAGCAGCTGAAATTGCTGGTTGAATGGACATCCGCAGCTCTAAATCTTGATTCAGCCCTGGCACAGCCCATCGCCTTGAACCTGCGCCAACTGAAAGCAGGCGCCAAACTGGCATCTTGTTTGGCCGACTGTGGTACTCAAACTGTGCAGGCCCTGCTGGGAAAGGGAGTCGTGGGTCTCCTGCTAGACCTCCTGTTCGCCGATCATGTGTCATCCACACTGAAACTCAGTGTTCTGCGCTCCCTCGACAGCATCATCAGTGACCCCCTTGGCATGGAGGCGCTGATTAGAGCGGACCAACAAGACAGCGAAGGGACCAGTGGCTACCAGCGTCTGCTCGAGCTCTTCCTGTTGGACCAGACCGTCCGAGTGGCGACAGCAGGTGCTGCCATCGTGCAAAAGGGACATTTTTACGAAGTGCTGACTGACCTTCAGAAAACAGCGGGTGTGTGGGCCGAGCACCATCCCGCAGACGGTGAGGctggagaaagagaaggagctgagagggagagagaaagcacTGATCGAGAGGGAGAGGAGGGAGACAGGGACAACATCGAGGCGGAGCCAGAGAGCCCGATGGACATCGACACGCTGCTGGAATCGAACTCTCTATCAGAGGCTGACCTGGAAAGGCTGCAAGGTTTGTTAGAAGAGTTGCTCCACCTGCTGGAAACGGCGCCTCACTGCATGGTGCAGCCGCCTGGCAAAGCTTTTCCTACCACTGCACGCATTACTGGACCTCCAGAAAGAGATGATCCTTATCCAACACTCTACAG gtaTATGCATGCTGCCCACTTCTTGGAGTCACTGGCGGTTGTACTGACTTCTCCAGCCACTTGCAGTCACGTGGGAGTACTGCAGGCCGTGCGAGAGCTGCTACGCTTCTTGTCTCAATCCCAGCAAGGCCTCTTATTCCTTCTGAGCCAGCACGAACCCACCAACATCCTGTTACGTTTGCttacacctctcacacacctggCACCCCTTACAAACCTAGCTCACATTGCCCCAATGACCCCTCTGTTGGAGGCAGAAGGGGAGGAAGCCGCCACTGGTCCTGAGAGCTCGTTGGACGATGGCTTCTGGGTGTGGTTAATGCAGGCCCTGCACGCCCTGCAAGCTGTCGCAGAACTGAACGCTTTGGAGATCGAGGAAGGTGACAATCCCGAAGTGTTGTCCACACTCCATAGCTTGTATCTAATCAGTTTCAGCAGCACAGGACGAAACGCGGTCTCACACGTACTAAGCCTGGACGTTAATCTCGGCTGCCTGGTCAACCTGCTCGAGCATCACGCTAAAGAAGGACAGGG ggaGGGAAAAGCCAGAAAGTCTGTGACATACAACTATGCCTGCATGCTCGTGCTGCTGGTCGTACAGGCTTCTGCCGAGCTGAAAATGATGGAACACTACGCTGCTCCATTACTCGGTATCTGCAAAGCAGACGAGAACAACACAAAACTTCAag AGCTGAGTAAATGGCTGGAACCACTGGAGAAGCTACGTTTTGATATGAGTGGGATACCAACCCTTATTGATTACATCAAACAG AATCTGGAGAATGTAATGACACCAAACGGAGTGGGCCTTGTTACTGCTCTAAGAGTACTTTGTCACATCGCCTGTCCACCAGCTACTGTGCCAg GTCAGCAGAAGGACCTGAAGTGGAATCAGGCAGTGATCACACTGTTCAGCGCTGAAGGAATGGACACCTTTATTAAAGTCCTCCAAAAGTTGACCTCGGTGTTACTACCTCCCTGGCGATTACATGGACCCTTGGGCCCGACGCCACAGCGGCTAATGATGATGTCGCTGGCGTCCTGCGCGCTGAGGCTTATGCGAGCGATGCTCAGCGAGCTGCTGCATGGCGGTGCATGCGAGTTCAGGGACGTACGTGTTCCGGCTGTGTGCGTCACCCTGCATACGATCGCGTTCTCTACGCCGTTGGGACGTCTGGATCCCGAGGAGCTGCGTCTGCAGAGCGAGATCACTGACATTTTGCTGACTTTCACACATGCAGTGAGTGAGCAGGAAACAGGTTCTGAGGAAACCGTGGCAGCAAACAGCTGGTCTCTGATGCTAAAAGAGGTGCTCAACTCCATTACCGCCGCACCGGAGAACATTTACAGCAGCCTTAGTCTGTTATCGGAGCTGCTGCCTTTACCACTGCCCATGCAAACAACACAg GCTTTGTCAGTCCAAGACATCGGAGTGGCGATGAACACCCGTAAGCTGTGGAGTATGCATCTCCATGCTCAGGCAAACACTTTACAGGAGGtgctgcggtgtgtgtgtgtgagcagctgCCCACCTCTCCTGTCTGTGCTCcggcgagtgtgtgtgcagctCTGTGACCTTGCAGCTCCAACTGCCACCCTTGTCATAAGAACTCTGCTGGAGCAGCTGCATGAAGAGATGCAACT GGAATCTGTGACATCGCAGCTGACAAGGCTGTTAGCCCTGCTAGACTCACTGGTGTCTCAGCGCTCCTGTAAAGCAGCCATGTTGGCTCTGCTGGGCGGAGCCCTACGCAGCGAAGTACGGAGTGAGGGGAAGCCTGAAGACAAACTCACAGAGATGCTGCAGATGCTGCTTGCAATGTTGCTTCCGCCGGTGGACGCCAGCTTACCGCTGCAACAGAACAGTGAACTGATAGCATCGATTATCCAATCGCTGTGTGACCAGGACATTTCGCTGATTGTGAgcggctcaggggaggtgtgtgtgtctgaggtgGAGCAGTTGGCTAATGCCTTGCCTTCGAAGGACATGATGCCCGGTATATGTGACAGAATGTTGGAAGTGCTCAGAAACGCACACAGCAGCTACACCCTCCAGCTTACTTGCCTCCGAACAATGATGTTCCTAACCGAACATGACTATGGGCTTTATCACTTGAAGAG CTCACTAAAGAAGCACAGTTCTGCTGTGTCGTCACTACTACGGAGAGAAATCGCATCTTTTAACAAGGAATCGGCTGAACTGCTTTCTGCCATGTTGGATTTTCTACGGCAGATCATCAACAACGATTCGGTG GATGAAGATATAGACTCCCGCTCTTTGGCCTTGAATGTAAGCGATATGAAACAGCTGCTCCAGTGGAAAGATGATGCTTCTGATCATCCACTTGCAGAGTTAGAGAAACACATCACG gaactccttaaagaGGATGATTCCTTGGAAGCTCTGCTGGAAAACGTGGTGGGACTGCGGCAAATAGTGGAAAGTTCTCGAGAGGCTATGAGTCAAGCAGAACATGAAACAGAGCCAACTCTGCCTTCTGCTGAACCTCTCCAGACCCAGTTTAACAACAG AACTGTATATATTCTCTCGGATCTATTGGACGATCAGCTGAGGGCTCTTTGGTATTCTCCATTCCAGTCAGATGAAATGGAGACAGAACAAGACAtg GTTAAAGTCGACCTGGTCACGCTGGCGCAGCAGTGCTGCCCTGATCTCAACCTGAAGGCGGAGTTAGACCGGTCGTTCCTGAGCGAGCCTACTTCACCAGGCCACAGCAAACCAGCAAAGGGATTTAGACTGGGGAAGCACAAGCATGAAACCTTTATCACTTCTAG TGGCAAATCGGAGTATGTGGAGCCGGCCAAACGTGCTCACATCATGGTCGCTCCTCGCGGACGTGGCCGTGGTGCTTTCAACCAGCTCAACCGGCCGCACGACATCTTCCGGCAGCGCAAACAGAACACGAGTCGGCCGCCCTCCATGCACGTGGATGACTTTTTGGCTGCAGAGTTTAAGGAAGTGAGCCTGCCCCCAGGTTTGGCTCTACCCAAACGCCCACTTAAAGGGGGAGGGGCCAAGCCACCAACTAGAGGACTGTTTACTGGAGAAACCAGAGGACGAGGCTTCCAGAGCCACACCCGCTTCTTCACTCCCCCCGCACCCAAGAGTGCCTTGCTTGCCA GTAATTATCCTCGGCGAGAGGTTGGGCGGGGCTCCACTTGGAATGCACCAGTGACGGCAGTCACTCACAGAGGGACATACAGTGAACCACGAGGAGCACAAAGTAACTTCACACGGCCATTACCATCGAGACAGCCACCAACAGGTCATGCAg GTGCATACCGTTTGGCTCCGAGAGACCGTGCCCCCAGAGGAAGAGGTACTGGCCTTTCCTGGCTAAGTGGAGGAGGACTAAATGTGGGAGGTGGTGGCGTAAGTAACAGTGGGCGTGGTCAAGGGAAATTCAGCAGCAGCGGGAGCGGAGGTGGACGAGGCCGGCATGTACGCTCGTTCACTCGCTAA